A part of Anaerolineales bacterium genomic DNA contains:
- a CDS encoding amidohydrolase: MISYDIVLNNGRILDGCGNPWYEGDLAIQAGRIAKIAPPGTARGKRIIDLAGRFVSPGFIDIHTHSDLSILVNRRAESVIRQGVTTELIGNCGMSPAPVAESHQVELKRYWGPISEQADVTWSWRTFGEYLDTLEQGGLGINIASLAGHGALRMAVVGLEECAPSKAELERMQVMLEEALQAGAVGLSTGLVYPPGCFAKTEEIIALGKVVARYHGFYASHIRGERETILEAVAEAIRIGKEAGIPVQISHNAPKFGASQDASANLRLVEHARLGGQDVTVDNDLHTDLGPSLTGGLPQEFEDLPAEQIAVLLNDPEKRASIRQEIVEDKKPAFGPVGLLKHGQWHRITMLHAPHSQEVVGKTIQAIATERGADPFDVYFDLIIANGHQAEAIFDYIDEANIRILLQHPAVMISSDGQVLAPYGFLNDPPPYSPCSYGEFPGVLERYVRDNPVLSLQEAIRKMTSFPAQRLGMLDRGVLRPGALADVVVFDLERMHDRATNLYPHNYPFENFPHQYPEGIDVVLVNGEVVVENGEHTGALPGRVLRHGRG; the protein is encoded by the coding sequence ATGATCTCCTATGATATTGTGCTTAACAATGGACGCATCCTGGATGGCTGTGGCAACCCCTGGTATGAGGGTGACCTGGCGATCCAGGCGGGGAGGATCGCCAAGATTGCCCCACCCGGCACAGCGCGGGGGAAACGAATTATCGACCTGGCAGGCAGGTTCGTCTCACCCGGTTTTATTGATATCCACACCCATTCCGACCTGTCCATTCTGGTCAACCGGCGGGCAGAGAGCGTAATCAGGCAGGGAGTAACCACAGAGCTGATTGGTAACTGCGGGATGAGCCCGGCACCTGTCGCTGAATCCCACCAGGTTGAGCTCAAGCGCTATTGGGGTCCGATCTCCGAGCAGGCAGATGTGACTTGGAGCTGGCGTACGTTCGGTGAATACCTGGACACCCTGGAGCAAGGCGGGCTGGGAATCAACATTGCATCATTGGCGGGGCACGGCGCGCTGCGCATGGCAGTGGTAGGGTTGGAGGAGTGTGCGCCTTCGAAAGCTGAATTAGAGCGCATGCAAGTCATGTTGGAAGAAGCGCTACAGGCAGGTGCAGTCGGTTTGTCGACTGGGCTGGTGTATCCACCGGGGTGTTTCGCTAAAACCGAAGAGATTATCGCCCTGGGTAAGGTGGTCGCCAGGTACCATGGCTTTTACGCCTCGCACATCCGCGGTGAGCGGGAGACCATCCTGGAGGCCGTAGCAGAAGCAATCCGCATTGGAAAGGAAGCCGGTATCCCGGTGCAGATCTCGCACAATGCCCCAAAATTTGGGGCATCCCAGGATGCCAGCGCCAACCTGCGTTTGGTGGAGCATGCCCGCCTGGGCGGGCAGGATGTGACTGTGGATAATGACCTACACACCGACCTGGGTCCTTCGCTCACCGGTGGGCTGCCGCAGGAATTTGAAGACCTGCCAGCCGAGCAGATTGCAGTCCTACTCAATGATCCTGAAAAGCGAGCCTCGATTCGCCAGGAGATTGTGGAGGATAAAAAGCCCGCATTTGGGCCTGTGGGGTTGCTCAAGCATGGCCAGTGGCACAGGATCACCATGCTTCACGCACCCCACAGCCAAGAGGTGGTAGGCAAAACCATCCAGGCTATTGCCACGGAGCGAGGCGCTGATCCCTTTGATGTTTATTTTGACTTGATCATCGCCAATGGGCACCAGGCGGAGGCGATCTTTGACTATATCGATGAAGCCAATATCCGCATCCTGCTACAGCACCCGGCAGTGATGATCTCATCCGATGGCCAGGTGCTGGCACCTTACGGTTTCCTGAACGACCCGCCGCCTTATTCCCCGTGCAGCTACGGAGAGTTCCCTGGCGTGCTGGAGCGGTATGTGCGCGACAACCCGGTGTTGAGCCTCCAGGAAGCCATCCGTAAAATGACCTCCTTCCCCGCCCAGCGCCTGGGGATGCTGGATCGCGGCGTGTTACGCCCTGGGGCCTTGGCAGACGTGGTGGTATTCGACCTGGAGCGCATGCACGACCGGGCGACCAACCTATACCCCCACAACTACCCGTTTGAGAACTTCCCCCACCAGTACCCGGAAGGGATCGATGTGGTGCTCGTTAATGGGGAGGTGGTGGTGGAGAATGGTGAGCATACCGGCGCATTACCTGGCAGGGTTTTGCGGCATGGCAGGGGATAA
- a CDS encoding chloramphenicol acetyltransferase — MRIVDMQTWPRHEHYQFFKGFNHPHFNMCANVDLTHLRPYIKSHQISFSVAITYLISRSANAIPEFRYRMRDGVLVEHETVSPSVTILVENDLFSFCLLEYTHDFQVFANQATQLIALVKENPTLKDPPNRDDLLYMTAIPWVSFTSFTHPMRQHPADYIPRFAWGKITDNGGRSQMPLSVQGHHELMDGIHMGRLYMILEDLLAHPETTLG; from the coding sequence ATGAGAATTGTTGATATGCAAACCTGGCCGAGGCATGAGCATTACCAGTTTTTCAAAGGCTTTAATCACCCACATTTCAACATGTGTGCAAATGTCGATCTGACGCACTTACGGCCGTACATCAAGTCGCATCAGATCTCATTCAGCGTTGCCATCACCTATCTCATCTCCAGGTCAGCCAATGCCATCCCCGAGTTCCGCTACCGCATGCGGGATGGTGTGCTCGTGGAGCATGAGACCGTCAGCCCATCGGTAACCATCCTGGTGGAAAATGACCTGTTCAGTTTCTGTTTACTAGAATATACCCATGACTTCCAGGTATTTGCCAACCAGGCAACGCAGCTGATCGCCTTGGTGAAGGAGAACCCTACCCTGAAAGACCCACCGAATCGCGACGACCTGCTATACATGACCGCCATCCCCTGGGTGTCGTTCACCAGTTTTACCCACCCGATGCGCCAGCACCCGGCCGACTATATCCCACGTTTCGCCTGGGGCAAAATTACTGACAATGGCGGGAGGAGCCAGATGCCATTAAGCGTGCAGGGTCATCACGAGCTGATGGATGGGATCCACATGGGCAGGTTATACATGATTTTGGAGGATCTCCTGGCCCATCCGGAGACAACCTTAGGATAA
- a CDS encoding carboxymethylenebutenolidase has protein sequence MYTTDLYEGMLAETVILPGYHADLINAYFARPLGAGPFPGMLLIHHLPGWDEWYRDTARKFAEHGYATLCPNLYFRDGHGTPEDVAAKVRGAGGVADDQVLGDVAAALAMLLALPYVNGKAGVFGTCSGGRHAYLSACRIPGFAALVDCWGGRVVMAPEELTPKQPVAPVDYTTSLSCPVLGIFGNDDRSPTPQQVDELEAALKNHGKNYEFHRYDGAGHGFFYHNRPNYRQAQAVDGWDKVFTFLNKHLKGS, from the coding sequence ATGTATACCACAGATCTATATGAAGGCATGCTTGCAGAGACCGTTATCCTGCCGGGTTACCACGCAGACCTGATCAATGCATATTTTGCCCGGCCGCTGGGGGCGGGGCCATTCCCCGGCATGCTGCTCATTCACCACCTGCCCGGTTGGGATGAATGGTACCGCGACACGGCCCGCAAGTTCGCTGAGCATGGCTATGCCACCCTGTGCCCAAACCTGTACTTCAGGGATGGGCATGGCACCCCTGAAGATGTCGCTGCCAAGGTCCGTGGTGCGGGAGGTGTCGCTGATGACCAGGTGCTGGGCGATGTAGCAGCTGCCCTGGCAATGCTGCTGGCCTTACCGTATGTGAACGGCAAAGCAGGTGTCTTCGGGACGTGCTCAGGCGGCCGGCATGCCTATCTATCGGCCTGCCGCATCCCGGGGTTCGCCGCCCTGGTGGACTGTTGGGGTGGACGGGTGGTGATGGCACCCGAGGAGCTGACCCCCAAGCAACCAGTGGCGCCAGTGGATTACACCACCAGCCTGAGCTGCCCGGTGCTGGGGATCTTCGGCAACGATGACCGCAGCCCCACGCCACAGCAGGTGGATGAGCTGGAAGCCGCGCTGAAGAACCACGGGAAAAATTATGAATTCCACCGTTACGACGGTGCCGGGCATGGTTTCTTCTATCACAACCGGCCCAATTACCGCCAGGCACAGGCCGTGGATGGTTGGGACAAGGTCTTTACATTCCTTAACAAACACCTGAAAGGAAGCTGA
- a CDS encoding nitroreductase yields METLQSIRNRCSLKAHISAREIEPEKINEILEAGRLAASARNYQPWRFVVVHDRQVVGELVQAFSESNQVIKDAPAILVVCGRAADDVIRDGREYYLFDIGLAVANMVLAATDLGIITHLMTAFDESQVKQVLHLPEDVRAVVATPLAYPLEPTYAQAASERLAMRTRKDLKELVYYNRWSEVEPA; encoded by the coding sequence ATGGAAACCTTGCAATCTATTCGTAATCGTTGCAGCTTGAAAGCACACATCTCCGCCCGGGAGATCGAGCCGGAAAAGATCAATGAGATCCTGGAAGCCGGCAGGCTGGCAGCTTCTGCCCGTAACTACCAACCCTGGCGCTTTGTCGTTGTCCACGATAGGCAAGTGGTCGGGGAGCTGGTCCAGGCGTTTTCTGAATCGAACCAGGTAATCAAGGATGCACCGGCTATCCTGGTCGTGTGCGGGCGGGCTGCGGACGATGTGATCCGCGATGGTCGGGAGTATTACCTGTTTGACATCGGCCTGGCAGTGGCGAACATGGTACTGGCTGCCACCGACCTGGGTATCATCACGCACCTGATGACAGCCTTTGATGAATCGCAGGTGAAGCAGGTCTTGCACCTCCCCGAGGATGTGCGTGCAGTGGTTGCTACACCGCTGGCTTACCCCCTGGAACCTACCTATGCACAGGCTGCCAGCGAGCGCCTGGCGATGCGTACGCGCAAAGACCTCAAGGAGCTGGTTTACTACAACCGCTGGAGTGAGGTTGAGCCGGCTTGA
- a CDS encoding NADP oxidoreductase, with amino-acid sequence MDVTMIGTGKMARGISTRLLVGGHQITLVGHTAGKAESLAAELGAIGKGRIEVAHAGVLGGEVVFLAVPYAAAQSVVAKYRERLKGKVLVDITNPMNFQTLEPTSPDNISGAEGLAKLLPDTTQVIKAFNTVFSRTLPEGQKAGQVLDVFIAGDDAEEKAKVSRLIESGGMRLIDTGPLKRARQLEASGLLHVALQSQVNGGYSTAFKLII; translated from the coding sequence ATGGATGTGACGATGATTGGTACTGGAAAAATGGCGCGCGGTATCTCCACCCGCCTGTTGGTGGGGGGTCATCAAATAACTCTGGTCGGTCATACTGCCGGGAAGGCTGAGAGCCTGGCCGCCGAGCTTGGTGCGATCGGTAAAGGACGCATCGAAGTCGCCCATGCTGGCGTGCTTGGTGGCGAGGTGGTTTTTCTGGCGGTTCCCTACGCAGCAGCGCAATCTGTTGTGGCCAAGTATCGTGAGCGACTGAAGGGCAAGGTCCTGGTAGATATCACCAATCCGATGAATTTTCAAACGCTGGAGCCGACGAGCCCCGATAACATTTCCGGTGCAGAGGGGTTGGCGAAGCTGTTGCCAGACACCACGCAGGTGATCAAGGCATTTAATACTGTTTTTAGCCGAACCCTGCCCGAGGGGCAGAAAGCTGGTCAGGTACTGGACGTCTTCATTGCCGGGGACGATGCCGAAGAGAAGGCAAAAGTATCCCGCTTAATCGAAAGTGGTGGCATGCGCCTGATCGATACCGGGCCGCTGAAACGTGCCCGTCAGCTGGAAGCGTCGGGGTTGTTGCACGTCGCCCTGCAGTCGCAGGTGAATGGGGGATACAGCACCGCCTTCAAGCTCATCATCTGA